The sequence GCATCGCGTCCACCACCTCCGGGTCGACGGGGGTGGTGGCGTTGTGGTCCAGGTACAGCGGGCGCTCTGCAGGGCTCATGCGCCCCGAAGGATTACGGAAGCGCGGTGGCCGTGTCGCCCTTCAACGACATGCGGACGAACACTTCGTTGGGATACACACCCTCCTCCTCGAGGATGTCCGACTCATCCACTCCGACGCGCAGCGTGTACTCGCCGTCCGCCAGGCCGGTGATGTCCACCCACTGGCACGGCACGTCGAAGGTGTAGATGTCCGCCCACCCGGCGGAGATGCCCATGGGGTCGTAGAACACGGACGGCGCCGAGTCCGTGCAGTAGCTGGTGACATCCAACAGCGCGAAGCCCTGCTTGCGCCCGGTGAGGACCGTCTCCCCTCGCGAGTCGCGCAGCTGGTAGCCGGCGAAGCCCTTCAGATGGTCGTGCCCGTGGCACTCGTCGAAGACATACAGGTCCGGCCGCGAGTCGATGGGAGGGAAGACGGCGCTCGCCCGCCCGAGGTTCTGGATGGCCGTGCTGAAGCGCAGCAGACGGCGCTCGCCCGGGGCCGCGACGCAGCCCTCGAACACCTCGCACGCGTCAGCGGCGAACGTCTTGCGCACCACGTGCAGCGTACGAGCCAGCGTGCTCACATCCACCGTGAGGTCCGGCTTGCCATTCACCGGGTCCAACTTCAAATCACACGAGCGGACGGGCGCGGCGTACGGCAGGTCCTTCGGCTCCGTCGGCACGCGGCCGCCGCCGTAGATGGACACCTCGCCCACGGGAGAGGTCAGGACGTCGCCGAGGGCCCCCGTGGCCACCACCAGGTCGTCGTAGCCGTCGCCGTCCAGGTCCCCAGGCACCGCCACCGAGGGACGCCGGTACACGTCGTAGTTGGCGGGCAGCGAATCCGCGCGAGGCCAGGTCCACACGGGCTTCAGCTCAGCGGAGATGCCCTTCGAGGGTGAGTAGAAGTAGAGGCGCCCCAGCGCACCCATCACGAAGTCATGGCGCTCGCCATCTCCGTCCATGTCCCCCACGGCAACGGGCGAGCCCATGCCGGGGAAGGTCGCATCCTCCATCAGCGACCAGACCGGCGTGGAGGAGAGGGCGCCTCCCGGCTCGGACAGGTGGAAGTTCATCACGCCGTTGGGCATGAACAGGAAGGCGTCGGGATGGCCGTCCTCGTTGAAGTCGGGGAGCAGCTTCGCGCTGCTGGCCACGAGCGTCCGCACGGGCTCGGCGGACAGCGGGCCCTCGCAGGCGAAGGAACTGCCCGCCTTGCAACCCAGATACAGCTCCCGGAGGTTCTCCGTGTCTTCCGACGGCATCATCAGGTCGTCGGCGCCGTCGCCGTTGATGTCCCCCTGGTTGGAGAAGGAGATGCCCTGCCGGGTGTGGACCAGGGTGAAGGTCCCGCCCTCCGCTCCGGGCGTGGCCTGGTAGAAGGACAGCACGCCGGCCCTGCTGCTCACCACGTCGTCCAGCCCGTCTCCGTTGAAGTCGACGAAGGTGGTGAAGATGAAGAAGCCGTTGCCCGGGACGCGGAAGGCCGGTGCCGTGAGGATGGCTCCCAGGTCCGGCCCGCCGAGGAAGACGGACGCGCCGAACTGCCCCGTGACGAGCAGGTCCGCGTACGCGTCTCCATTCACGTCGCCGGCCACGGTCCGGAGTCCCCGTCCCGTCGTCCGGGTGTTGGTGTTGGTCCAGGTCATCAGCGCGGAGACGGGCTGTTTGGAGAAGAAGCGCTCCTCGCCCGCGAAGAACGACACGCGGCCGGGGTGCTTCGCCGCGACGAAATTCGTCAGACATGGCTCGGTGCCCACGGCGAGGTCCTTGCGGCCATCGCCGTTGAAGTCCGCGAGCGCGACGGAGGTGCCGAAGCACTCGTCCTTCAGGCTCGGGTCCACCTTCACCTGCCACAGCGGCGTGTCGGAGAGCTCGGGGACGGTGGGCTGAGGCTCGGGCTTCGGGTCCTCGTCTTTACAGGCGCTCATGACGAACAGCAGGGACATGGCGGTCAGGGTTCTGCGTGGCAATGGCATGACGGCTCCTCTCGTGGGGGACAGCGGGAGGACGGCGCACCGGTGGCCCGGAGCAGGACGGAGGCTCCGGACCCTCGGCGTATGAAACGGGCGCGCGGCGCTACGGCAGCACGGTGACGGAGCTCCCGTCGATGCGGACGTTGAGCTTCGCCTCGTTGGGGAGCGTGTTCGCCTCGTCGATGACGTCCTGCTCGTCCACGCCGACGCGCAGCGTGTACGTGCCGTCCGTGAGGTCGGTGATGTCAATCCACTGGCAGGGGATGTCCGCGAGGTAGATGTCCGACCAACCCGGGGAGATGCTCATGCGCTCGATGGCGAGGAGGTACGGCGCCGCGTCCGAGCACTGACGGTGGTAGTCCACCAGGTAGAAGCCCTGCTTGCGTCCCTGGACGACGTCATGGCCCTGCGCATCCCGCAGCGCGTACCCGGCGAAGTTCGTCAGGTGGTCGTGCCCATGGCACGCGTCCCAGACGTAGAGGTCCGGCCGCTCCTCCACGCTGGGCACGGAGGCAATGGCATTGCCCAGGTTGACGATGGAGGTGCTGAAGCGCAGCAGCCTGCGCTCACCTCCCGCCGCCACGCAGCCCTCCATCACCTCGCACGAGTCCGCCGCGAAGGCGCGGCGTTCCACGTACAGCGAGCGGGCCAGCACGTCCGCGTCCACCGTGAGGTCCGGCTTGCCGTCCTGTGCGCCGAGCTGGAGGTTGCACGAAGCCACTGTGGGCAGGTGCGGCGGAGCCGTGGGCGTGGCGGGCACCGCGCCACCGCCGAGGACGGCCACGCGCCCCGCGGGACCGGAGACGAGCCCGGCCGGAGGCGCCGCGCCCACGACGAGGTCATCGAAGCCATTGCCGTCCAGGTCTCCCGGCGCCAGCACTGCGAAGCGATGGAAGCCCTCGTAGCCGGAGGGCAGGCTGTCCGCGCGAGGCCACGCCCAGACGGGCTTCAGCTCGGCGGAGACACCCTGCGCCGGAGAATAGAGATAGAGCCGTCCATCCGAGCCCACGATGAAGTCGTTCTTCTTCCCGTCTCCATCCAGGTCGCCCGCCGGGACGATGATGTTCCCGAAGAGGGAGAAGACCGGGTCGGCCATCGCGGTCCACACCGGCGTCGTCGAGTAACCGCCCTGCGCCTGCGCGTCGGAGAGTTGCAGCATCTGCGTGCCACCGCCCGGGCCCACGAAGCGCTCGGGCGCTCCGTCGGCATTGAGGTCCGGCAGGAGCCACATGGAGCGAGTCGTCACGCTCCACGCGGACTGCGCCGACAGCGCCCCATCACACGTCACCGTGCCCCCCGCCTTGCACCCGAGCATGACGCCGAACGACGAGCCGTTGGTGACGACGAGGTCCATGGCACCGTCGCCGTTGATGTCGCCCGCGCGCCGCACGCTGTTGGTGAAGAGGGACGCGGTGCGGGGCACCAGGGTGAAGGGCGCAGCCGCGCCCGGAGTGGCCCGGTACACGGACACCACCGTCTGCCGCACGCTCACCAGGTCATCCAGCCCGTCGCCATCCACGTCCGCGAGCACGGCGTTGTTGTAGACGCCGGTGCCCGGCGCCACGAACAGCGGCTCGGCGAACACCTGGGACAGGTCCGCACGGCCCTTGAACACGAGTGCACCGTACTGTCCCGAGACGAGCACGTCCGCGTACGCGTCCCCGTCCACGTTGCCGGTGGAGACCGTCATCTGGTTGCCCCGCGTGCCCGAGCTGGTGTTGCGCCAGTTCATCACCGTGGTGAGGGGCTGCTTCGTGAAGTACGTGGCCTCTCCGGCGAAGACGGAGACGCGGCCCGGATCTCTCGTGGTGGTGAGGCACGGCGGGGCGGCGACCACGAGGTCCTTCTTGCCGTCGCCATTCAAGTCACCCAGCGCGACAGAGCGGCCGAAGCAGCCCTCCTTGTAGTTGGTGTCGAACGTCACTTCCCACCGGGGCACCTCGGAGAGCACCGGCCCCGCGTCCGGCTGGCCCGCATCGGGCTCACCTGCGTCCGGCACTCCGGAGTCGGGGACACCGGAGTCCGGTTCGCCCGCGTCCGGCACTCCGGAGTCGGGGATGCCGGCATCCGCTCCAGCATCGGGAATGGGGTCGGGGTCGTCGGGACAGGCCGTCAGTGACACTGCTAGCAGCGAGAGAAGAAGGACTCGAAACCGTTGCGTTGAAACCGTCATCGAATGTCTCGGGATGGACGTCACACCGGGGCCGGCCCTGTGCCCGCGCGACGCGCCCCCAGGTTAGCCGCACGTCCGACATCCCCCTCCGGATGCTTGCCAAATGAATGGCATCCAACCGAGACCTGCGACCCGGGTCGTAATCCTTCGTCACCTTTCCCCATCGCAACCGGGTTGCGACAAGGGAGGAATTGCGCGCCTCCCGTTCGCGGCGAACACACCGGTGGCGGGGGCCACATGCACTCGGGACAGGCCACAGGCACCGCGCCGAGCCGACGCGCGGCGGCGAGGCCGGCAGCGACCAGGCAACCTGCCGGTCGGGGTGATTGGCCGTCGGCCCGGGGCATCCCCACCTTTGCTGCCGGTGCCCTCGTCCCGGGCGACCTTCGCGCACATGGCCCCGTCCGCCGCCACAGCCTCCGCCGACACACTGTCCGCCGCGATGCCGTCGTTCACCCGGGCACAGAAGGTCTTCACGATGCTCGGGGCGCTGCTGGGCTTGCTGCTCGCGGCGTTGGACCAGACGATTGTCGCGACAGCGGGCCCGGCCATCCAGGCGGACCTGCACATCCCCGCGTCGCTCTACGCGTGGCTGACCACGGCGTATCTGGTGGCCTCCACGATGATGGTGCCCGTGTGGGGGAAGCTGTCGGATTTGCTGGGCCGGCGCGCGGTGCTGGCGGTGGGCATCCTCGTCTTCCTCGCGGGCAGCTTCCTGTGCGGAGCGGCGCGGTCCACGGTGGCGCTCATCCTCTTCCGCGCGGTGCAGGGACTGGGCAGCGCAGCGCTCTTCACCGCGGCGCTGGCCGTGGTGGCGGACCTCTTCGAGCCTCGCGAGCGAGGCAAGTACCAGGGCCTCTTCGGCGCTGTGTTCGGCCTGTCGAGCGTGGTGGGCCCGCTGGTGGGCGGCTTCATCACCGACCACTTCGGCTGGCACTGGGTGTTCTTCATCAACCTGCCGGTGGGCGCGGTGGCGCTGACGCTGGTGCTGCTGCGCATGCCGAAGCTGCGGCCTCCGGGCATGGCGCGCGGCGGGCTGGATGTGCCCGGTGCGGTGTTCCTGGCGCTGGCGGTGGTGCCGCTGCTGCTCGCGCTCAGCCTGGGTCGAGGTGATGGCGGAGCGTGGGCGTGGACCTCCTGGCGAATCCTGGGCCTGTTCGCGCTGTCCGTGCTGGGCACGGTGCTGCTCCTCCGCGTGGAGCGGCGCGCGAAGGAGCCGCTGCTGGACTTGAAGCTGTTCCGCATCCGGGCCTTCAGCACGGCGAACGTGGCGGTGTTCATCATCGGCGCGGCGTTCCTCTCGGGCGTGGTCTTCCTGCCGCTGTTCATGGTGAACGTGGTGGGGCTGTCGGCGACGCGCTCGGGGCTGACGATTACGCCGCTGACGCTGGGCGTGGTGGCGGGCAACGTGCTCAGCGGGCAGCTCGTGTCGAAGCTCGGCAAGTACAAGGTGCTGCTGCTCGGCTCGCTCGTGCTGCTGATGGTGGGCTTCACGGTGATGGGCTTCACGCTGTCGCCCGAGTCCACGCAGGCCGGAGTCACCATGAAGATGGTGCTGGTGGGCCTGGGCCTCGGGCCGTCGATTCCCATCTTCACGATGGCCATCCAGAACGCGGTGCCGCGCGAGCGCATCGGCGTGGCCACTGCGTCGGCGACGTTCTTCCGTCAGCTCGGGATGACGCTGGGCGTGGCGCTGCTGGGCACGGTGTTCGCGGCCGCGCTGTCGCGCGAAATGGGCGCGCGCATGCCCGGGGCTACGGAAGGGCTGCCCGAGTCGGTGCGGGCCGAGGTCGCGGTGGTGGCGCCGGGAATGAGTGGCGAAGGCAGCGCGCCGGCCGCGGGCTTCCAGGGCGAGGCGGTGAAGGCACGTCTGCGCACCGAGTTCGACGCGGAGCGCGCTCGGGTGAGCGAGGCGGAGCGAGCACGCGTGGACGCGGAGGAGCAACGCGCGCTGGCGTCAGTGGACCGCGTGCACCTGGTGGTGAAGGAAGCCTTCACGAGCGGCGTGTCGGCGGTGTACCGCATCGCCATCGGCATCGCGCTGCTGGCGTTCCTGGTGACACTCTTGCTGCCGGAACAGCCGCTGCGGACAGGACGCGCCTCCGCGCCAATGGAGTGATGGGAACGAACCACTGATGGGTGCACGGGCCTTCGCCGTGCCCGCCAGCAGCCAGAGCGCCGCGATGACTCAAGCGGCGGTGAGCGCCTCCGAGCTGTCAGCCTCGGGCGCGAGCGAGTAGATGCGCACGGGAGTCGAGACGCCCTTGAGCCTGTGCTCACCGAGGTCCCGCGTGCCGCCACGGAAGTGGGAGGCGAAGGCCTCGGACAGGAGCACGGGCTCGTTGAGGGCGGCGCACAGCCCGCCGATGCGGTCGGCGAGATTCACAGCCGGTCCGATGACGGTGAAGTCCAGCCGGTCCGACGCGCCGATGTTGCCGTACATGACGTCGCCCACGTGGAGCGCGGCGCCGAACTCATAGGTGGGCAGGCCCTTGCGGCGGCGCTCCGCGTTGTCGCGGGAGCTGGCAGCCAGGGCCGCGCGGACGGTGCGGGCGGCGGCCTCGCAGCGCTCCTCCACCGGTGAGTCCGCGTCGATGCGGAAGATGGCGAGCACCGCGTCGCCGATGAACTTGAGCACCTCCGCGCCGTGCGAATGGAAGGCGCTCACCATGGTCTCGAAGTACGCGTTGAGCAGCTCCAGCAGCGCGTCGCGAGGCAGCGCGTCCGACAGCGTCGTGAAGCGGCGCAAGTCACTCAGGCAGATGACCGCGGACGTCGTCTCACCGTCGCCCCGGCGAATCTGTCCCTGGAGGATGCGCCGCCCCGTGTCGCGGCCCAGGTACGTGTCCAGCAGCACGCCCGTCATGTCCTTGCGAGCGAACACCTCCAGCACCAGCGCCAAGAGCGGATGCAGTCCGTGCAGCAGCGCGAGGTGCGCGTCCGTGAAGCCGCCCGGCGCGGAGGTGGCCCACGACACGGCATGCCGCGCCCCATCGCTGAAGCACACCGGCAGCGCGAGGTAGTCCGTGAGCCCGTCCGCGCGCAGCTCGGCGAACATCGGGAAGTCGTCCGGCGCGGGCGGATCCTCCAGGCGGCGGTGGATGCCGGGCGAGCCGTCGAGCAGCGCCTTGAATGGACTGAGCGCGAAGCCGGGCAGGTGCTGCAGGCCGTGCGGGTGGACTTCCGTGGAGGCACCGTGGTTGGGACGCCAGCGGAAGCTGCGGCCGTGCAACAGCGGGTGCAGGGTGAAGAGGGAGATGGATGCTCGAGCCAGCGGAATGCCCTGTTCCACCAGTCGCTGGCACAGGCCGTCGAGCAGCGCGGCCGGGCTGTCCACACTCCGCGCTTCCGTCACGAGCCAACCCGCGACATCCGGGCCCGTCACGGCCGGCTGTCCGCGCATCATCCGCGAGTCTCGGGCATTCACTGTCACGTTGACTCTTCCCTGGCTGGGGGCCGAAGCCAGAGGTGCCTCATTGTTCCACCGAACCGGCCCGGGCGCGAGCCACACGGGCCGGTTCAGGGGAGGCAGGCAGGCAAGGGCCTCCCGAATTGCCGGGAGGTCCCAACATCCTTCACTTCAGTGCGCCGAGGCCTTCGGAGGCGCGGCCGGCGGAGCGCCGAACGGAGGCGTGGCCTGCTCCGGACGCGCGAGCGTGCCCGGCATCTCCGCGAGCGCGTACGTCATCCACGCCGTCGCGGCGGCGCTGCGCGCCAGGTCCTGTGGGTCCACCTTGTCCAGCGTGTCCGCCATGGTGTGGTGCACGTCGAAGTAGCGGCTGCTGTCCACCTCCACGCCGAAGTACGGCACGCGCGCGGGAGCCAGCGGGCTGATGTCCGCGCCGCCCGCCTCGCGAGCGGAGAAGTTCGCCGCGCCCAGCGCCACCAGCGGCGGCAGCCACGGACGCAC comes from Pyxidicoccus parkwaysis and encodes:
- a CDS encoding lysyl oxidase family protein; the encoded protein is MTVSTQRFRVLLLSLLAVSLTACPDDPDPIPDAGADAGIPDSGVPDAGEPDSGVPDSGVPDAGEPDAGQPDAGPVLSEVPRWEVTFDTNYKEGCFGRSVALGDLNGDGKKDLVVAAPPCLTTTRDPGRVSVFAGEATYFTKQPLTTVMNWRNTSSGTRGNQMTVSTGNVDGDAYADVLVSGQYGALVFKGRADLSQVFAEPLFVAPGTGVYNNAVLADVDGDGLDDLVSVRQTVVSVYRATPGAAAPFTLVPRTASLFTNSVRRAGDINGDGAMDLVVTNGSSFGVMLGCKAGGTVTCDGALSAQSAWSVTTRSMWLLPDLNADGAPERFVGPGGGTQMLQLSDAQAQGGYSTTPVWTAMADPVFSLFGNIIVPAGDLDGDGKKNDFIVGSDGRLYLYSPAQGVSAELKPVWAWPRADSLPSGYEGFHRFAVLAPGDLDGNGFDDLVVGAAPPAGLVSGPAGRVAVLGGGAVPATPTAPPHLPTVASCNLQLGAQDGKPDLTVDADVLARSLYVERRAFAADSCEVMEGCVAAGGERRLLRFSTSIVNLGNAIASVPSVEERPDLYVWDACHGHDHLTNFAGYALRDAQGHDVVQGRKQGFYLVDYHRQCSDAAPYLLAIERMSISPGWSDIYLADIPCQWIDITDLTDGTYTLRVGVDEQDVIDEANTLPNEAKLNVRIDGSSVTVLP
- a CDS encoding adenylate/guanylate cyclase domain-containing protein — encoded protein: MTVNARDSRMMRGQPAVTGPDVAGWLVTEARSVDSPAALLDGLCQRLVEQGIPLARASISLFTLHPLLHGRSFRWRPNHGASTEVHPHGLQHLPGFALSPFKALLDGSPGIHRRLEDPPAPDDFPMFAELRADGLTDYLALPVCFSDGARHAVSWATSAPGGFTDAHLALLHGLHPLLALVLEVFARKDMTGVLLDTYLGRDTGRRILQGQIRRGDGETTSAVICLSDLRRFTTLSDALPRDALLELLNAYFETMVSAFHSHGAEVLKFIGDAVLAIFRIDADSPVEERCEAAARTVRAALAASSRDNAERRRKGLPTYEFGAALHVGDVMYGNIGASDRLDFTVIGPAVNLADRIGGLCAALNEPVLLSEAFASHFRGGTRDLGEHRLKGVSTPVRIYSLAPEADSSEALTAA
- a CDS encoding MDR family MFS transporter — protein: MAPSAATASADTLSAAMPSFTRAQKVFTMLGALLGLLLAALDQTIVATAGPAIQADLHIPASLYAWLTTAYLVASTMMVPVWGKLSDLLGRRAVLAVGILVFLAGSFLCGAARSTVALILFRAVQGLGSAALFTAALAVVADLFEPRERGKYQGLFGAVFGLSSVVGPLVGGFITDHFGWHWVFFINLPVGAVALTLVLLRMPKLRPPGMARGGLDVPGAVFLALAVVPLLLALSLGRGDGGAWAWTSWRILGLFALSVLGTVLLLRVERRAKEPLLDLKLFRIRAFSTANVAVFIIGAAFLSGVVFLPLFMVNVVGLSATRSGLTITPLTLGVVAGNVLSGQLVSKLGKYKVLLLGSLVLLMVGFTVMGFTLSPESTQAGVTMKMVLVGLGLGPSIPIFTMAIQNAVPRERIGVATASATFFRQLGMTLGVALLGTVFAAALSREMGARMPGATEGLPESVRAEVAVVAPGMSGEGSAPAAGFQGEAVKARLRTEFDAERARVSEAERARVDAEEQRALASVDRVHLVVKEAFTSGVSAVYRIAIGIALLAFLVTLLLPEQPLRTGRASAPME
- a CDS encoding lysyl oxidase family protein → MSLLFVMSACKDEDPKPEPQPTVPELSDTPLWQVKVDPSLKDECFGTSVALADFNGDGRKDLAVGTEPCLTNFVAAKHPGRVSFFAGEERFFSKQPVSALMTWTNTNTRTTGRGLRTVAGDVNGDAYADLLVTGQFGASVFLGGPDLGAILTAPAFRVPGNGFFIFTTFVDFNGDGLDDVVSSRAGVLSFYQATPGAEGGTFTLVHTRQGISFSNQGDINGDGADDLMMPSEDTENLRELYLGCKAGSSFACEGPLSAEPVRTLVASSAKLLPDFNEDGHPDAFLFMPNGVMNFHLSEPGGALSSTPVWSLMEDATFPGMGSPVAVGDMDGDGERHDFVMGALGRLYFYSPSKGISAELKPVWTWPRADSLPANYDVYRRPSVAVPGDLDGDGYDDLVVATGALGDVLTSPVGEVSIYGGGRVPTEPKDLPYAAPVRSCDLKLDPVNGKPDLTVDVSTLARTLHVVRKTFAADACEVFEGCVAAPGERRLLRFSTAIQNLGRASAVFPPIDSRPDLYVFDECHGHDHLKGFAGYQLRDSRGETVLTGRKQGFALLDVTSYCTDSAPSVFYDPMGISAGWADIYTFDVPCQWVDITGLADGEYTLRVGVDESDILEEEGVYPNEVFVRMSLKGDTATALP